A genomic stretch from Kogia breviceps isolate mKogBre1 chromosome 1, mKogBre1 haplotype 1, whole genome shotgun sequence includes:
- the LRRC8D gene encoding volume-regulated anion channel subunit LRRC8D gives MFTLAEVASLNDIQPTYRILKPWWDVFMDYLAVVMLMVAIFAGTMQLTKDQVVCLPVLPSPVSSKAHTPPGSADVTTNIPKMESATDQDQDGRITNEISFGASAVTPDIPLRATDPHTDSTVPNQEAKKEKKDPTGRKTNLDFQQYVFINQMCYHLALPWYSKYFPYLALIHTIILMVSSNFWFKYPKTCSKVEHFVSILGKCFESPWTTKALSETACEDSEENKQRITGAQTLPKHVSTSSDEGSPSASTPMISKTGFKFSAEKPVIEVPSMTILDKKDGEQAKALFEKVRKFRAHVEDSDLIYKLYVVQTVIKTAKFIFILCYTANFVNAISFEHVCKPKVEHLTGYEVFECTHNMAYMLKKLLISYISIICVYGFICLYTLFWLFRIPLKEYSFEKVREESSFSDIPDVKNDFAFLLHMVDQYDQLYSKRFGVFLSEVSENKLREISLNHEWTFEKLRQHVSRNAQDKQELHLFMLSGVPDAVFDLTDLDVLKLELIPEAKIPAKISQMTNLQELHLCHCPAKVEQTAFSFLRDHLRCLHVKFTDVAEIPAWVYLLKNLRELYLIGNLNSENNKMIGLESLRELRHLKILHVKSNLTKVPSNITDVAPHLTRLVVHNDGTKLLVLNSLKKMMNVAELELQNCELERIPHAIFSLSNLQELDLKSNNIRTIEEIISFQHLKRLTCLKLWHNKIVTIPPSITHVKNLESLYFSNNKLESLPVAVFSLQKLRCLDVSYNNISMIPVEIGLLQNLQHLHITGNKVDVLPKQLFKCIKLRTLNLGQNCITSLPEKIGQLSQLTQLELKGNCLDRLPAQLGQCRLLKKSGLVVEDHLFDTLPLEVKEALNQDINIPFANGI, from the coding sequence ATGTTTACCCTTGCGGAAGTTGCTTCACTTAATGACATTCAACCAACTTACCGAATCCTGAAACCATGGTGGGACGTGTTTATGGATTACCTGGCTGTCGTTATGTTGATGGTAGCCATCTTTGCAGGAACCATGCAACTTACCAAAGATCAGGTGGTCTGCTTGCCAGTATTGCCATCTCCTGTAAGTTCAAAGGCACACACACCACCAGGAAGTGCCGACGTTACCACCAACATCCCGAAGATGGAGTCAGCCACAGACCAAGACCAAGATGGGCGGATAACAAATGAGATTTCCTTTGGCGCATCTGCTGTGACACCTGACATACCTCTCAGAGCCACAGATCCTCACACAGATTCCACGGTTCCAAATCAGGaggcaaagaaagagaagaaagacccAACAGGCCGAAAAACAAACTTGGATTTTCagcaatatgtatttattaatcaGATGTGTTACCATCTGGCCCTTCCGTGGTATTCTAAGTACTTTCCGTACCTTGCTCTTATACATACTATTATTCTCATGGTCAGTAGCAACTTTTGGTTCAAATATCCCAAAACATGCTCAAAAGTAGAACATTTCGTTTCAATATTAGGAAAGTGCTTTGAATCTCCTTGGACTACTAAAGCATTGTCTGAGACAGCATGCGAAGACTCGGAGGAAAACAAGCAGAGAATAACAGGTGCCCAGACTCTACCAAAGCACGTATCTACCAGCAGTGATGAAGGGAGCCCCAGCGCCAGCACCCCGATGATCAGCAAGACTGGCTTCAAATTTTCAGCTGAAAAGCCCGTGATTGAAGTACCCAGCATGACCATCCTGGACAAAAAGGACGGGGAACAGGCCAAAGCCCTGTTTGAGAAAGTGAGGAAGTTCCGTGCTCACGTGGAAGACAGTGACTTGATCTATAAACTCTATGTGGTCCAAACAGTTATCAAAACAGCCaagttcatttttattctctgctaCACTGCAAACTTTGTCAATGCGATCAGCTTTGAACATGTCTGCAAGCCCAAAGTCGAGCACCTGACTGGTTACGAGGTGTTCGAGTGCACCCACAACATGGCATACATGCTGAAAAAGCTGCTGATCAGTTACATATCCATTATTTGTGTTTATGGTTTTATCTGCCTCTACACTCTCTTCTGGTTATTCAGGATACCTTTGAAGGAATATTCTTTTGAAAAAGTCAGAGAAGAGAGCAGTTTCAGTGACATTCCAGATGTCAAAAATGATTTTGCGTTCCTTCTACACATGGTAGACCAGTATGACCAGCTGTATTCCAAGCGTTTCGGGGTGTTCTTGTCAGAAGTCAGTGAAAATAAACTGAGGGAAATTAGTTTGAACCACGAGTGGACATTCGAAAAACTGAGGCAGCACGTGTCACGCAACGCCCAGGACAAGCAGGAGCTGCATCTGTTTATGCTCTCAGGTGTGCCCGATGCTGTCTTCGACCTCACAGACCTGGATGTGCTGAAACTCGAGCTGATTCCAGAAGCTAAAATTCCTGCTAAGATTTCTCAGATGACTAATCTCCAAGAGCTTCACCTCTGCCACTGTcctgcaaaagtagaacagactGCTTTTAGCTTTCTCCGTGATCACTTGAGATGCCTTCATGTGAAGTTCACTGACGTGGCAGAAATTCCCGCCTGGGTGTATCTGCTCAAAAACCTTCGCGAGCTGTACTTGATAGGCAACTTGAACTCTGAAAACAATAAGATGATAGGACTTGAATCTCTCCGAGAGTTGCGGCACCTTAAGATTCTCCATGTGAAGAGCAATCTGACCAAAGTCCCCTCCAACATTACAGATGTGGCTCCACATCTCACCAGGTTAGTCGTTCATAATGACGGCACTAAACTCTTGGTACTGAACAGCCTTAAGAAGATGATGAATGTCGCCGAGCTcgaactccagaactgtgagctaGAGAGAATTCCACATGCTATTTTCAGCCTCTCTAATTTACAGGAACTAGATTTAAAGTCAAATAACATACGCACAATTGAAGAAATCATCAGTTTCCAGCATTTAAAACGACTAACTTGTTTAAAATTATGGCATAATAAAATCGTTACCATTCCACCCTCCATCACCCACGTCAAAAACTTGGAGTCACTTTATTTCTCTAACAACAAGCTCGAATCCCTACCTGTGGCAGTGTTTAGTTTACAGAAACTCAGATGCTTAGATGTAAGCTACAACAACATTTCCATGATCCCAGTAGAAATAGGATTACTTCAGAACCTGCAGCATTTGCATATCACGGGGAACAAAGTGGACGTTCTACCAAAACAGTTGTTTAAATGCATTAAGTTGAGGACTTTGAATCTGGGGCAGAACTGCATCACCTCCCTCCCAGAGAAGATCGGTCAGCTCTCCCAGCTCACCCAGCTGGAGCTGAAAGGGAACTGCTTGGACCGCCTGCCAGCCCAGCTGGGTCAGTGTCGCCTGCTCAAGAAAAGTGGGCTTGTTGTGGAAGATCACCTTTTTGACACCCTGCCACTCGAAGTCAAAGAAGCGTTGAATCAAGACATAAATATTCCCTTTGCAAATGGGATTTAA